Within the Medicago truncatula cultivar Jemalong A17 chromosome 4, MtrunA17r5.0-ANR, whole genome shotgun sequence genome, the region ATGCTTAAGAACTTACAATTCTTCCTCTTCCCCGCTTTTCAGGGCATCCTTTGCTATGGTTTGGAATGCTTCCTCGACATTAATACCTTCTTTGGCAGATGTCTCAAAATATGGGATATTTCCTTTTGCTGCACACCATGCCCGAGCCTTCTTTTCTGAAACCTGTGCACAAGAACTTACGCGTGTTAATCTGTTTAGCAGTACATATTTAGGTGTTTCAGAAATGTATCTGGTGCATGCAAGcttttgaaagaaataaaagaaacatgTTAGGTAGCAAAAGGGAGGAAAAACATACCACTCTACTGTTCCCACCATCAATGTCGATCTTGTTTCCTATAACAACAAAAGGAAAATTCTCTGGATCGGAAGGATTTGCCTGATGAAGTGATCACAAAGTTCAGAAGTTATGAAATTCTTCTACATTGCTTGAGATGacaagtaaaattaaaaaattatttagagaGAAGCACAAGCATACTTGAATCAGAAATTCCTCCCTCCAGTTGTTAAGGTTGTCAAATGATTTCATTGAATTAACATCGTATACAAGAACACAGCAATCAGCCCCACGATAGAAAGCAACTCCTAGGCTTTGGAATCTCTCCTGGCCAGCTGTATCCCAAATCTGCAAGATTTAGAAtgctaaaaattaaaacaaaagcaaagaaaaCTTTTACCATTTTAACTTATAATTATCAATAAAAACTAGAAGATAATTATGAGATGTAGAACGCACAAATATGATTTCCGCAAGAAACAAAACATGGATGTCTAATACTGAAAGAGCGTGACGGTAATATGCTAAAATTTATACCCCACCAAAGTGTACTGTCCAAAAAATTAAGCAGCCTAACAATCCTAAACCGAAAAAGGCTCTTGATTGTGCAACTAAAAAACTTAgctattaatcatttgaaatatAGTTATCATTTAAATAGATTTAGTTCTCTTCCCCATTAGATTCAATCTATACATAAGAGATGCTCAATGTTAAGACTAACAAAAGCCACATTACATATATGTGCAAACTAACGGTTAGGTTGTAGTGTGTTACATTTTAAAGTCATGTGCCAAGACAATCgtcaaaatataataaacaatTTCTCAAAAACGACAGGAAACATCATCATTCACTTCCCAAATCCCATACACAAGCCCGTTTTCAAAAAGTGCAATACACTTAAGGATGCAGGCATTCTAACATCAAAATGAGCAATAAGTAACAAACTTAATCCAGTAAACTACTAGGCGTGTTTAATGTACACAACAGGCTGATAACACAGTATCAACAAACATATTGAACCTTCATTTAAGAGGTTGTGACCTACGAATTCTTCAATTAAATCAGTATGTAACATAATGCACAATCTAAAACATCTATGtaatccaacaacaacaacaaccaagccttttcCAACTAAATGGGGTCGgatacatggatcaaattaggCCATAAACCATCTAGTAATATCAGAAAGATAAACATtaaaggggggggggggggggggggggggtttgaTAATTTATAAATCTGGCCTAACATTTACAAGGCTTGGTCATGAAGCCATTTTCAAGCatctcaaaatcaaattaagcaCAAGGCAGCACCGTTCACAAACCTGTA harbors:
- the LOC11417478 gene encoding ras-related protein Rab7, whose product is MPSRRRTLLKVIILGDSGVGKTSLMNQYVNKKFSNQYKATIGADFLTKEVQFEDRLFTLQIWDTAGQERFQSLGVAFYRGADCCVLVYDVNSMKSFDNLNNWREEFLIQANPSDPENFPFVVIGNKIDIDGGNSRVVSEKKARAWCAAKGNIPYFETSAKEGINVEEAFQTIAKDALKSGEEEELYLPDTIDVGNSNQPRSSGCEC